One stretch of Eupeodes corollae chromosome 2, idEupCoro1.1, whole genome shotgun sequence DNA includes these proteins:
- the LOC129946585 gene encoding homeobox protein 5, producing the protein METQISVKSKELSNCNDSIVPSGILNSTAAIINLCNSDSFGMIATNHELISANSIELNAATSLSDDSGVPLTTNSSISSGDSYRLGICKFEMELAESDGEVSQFDSLDNCSEGGMSAENFNTLKKVPLAPIDPPPEFQDSPHTTLTRSLSKNVLNNIPRWSSQSSLQINDMTDKPTPNIIVELNPIIAHVESALKDSYSKQHIYSSDSILNSSNMDNIYDEPNDILSSSVGNSIDVVDQQKMALCPHFQDHTRYFRAIPSEQDVATHTHQMQLQRFNLGGLSEIHDYDLYYGIKRSAYQDGSLQRRLLYSPLHHHHYQHQYHYHSGGSGNRPNSRNSLNSRLSSSHNSLSVSNANKADDSIFITQAMSHDALLTREISDFYNVPIDSDIYAFPIDMIKPPDAKDTIISKYKDSMKSNQKNRLKYSRNNKRRKRNNNNNINNLNNNNTSTDDNISGIDKLEIDKSKTKANKAAEDKRHSVPENPIEPLHMTLDEVKQFYHTLYSDAKDIPMRNNTTSSLAHKSTATSKTPTHTITLNRSSNGTCGGGVGGGGGGVGGGNGGVGTIIIPRPNKHSTLKQVSINHSKSISNSASIKNTKLVVGGGGDKASDLSNNNNLNNINNNNHISKINTIQTEKKSQFTLNLKQKFCSIFRFRKSHNRCRANSTDSAEYISSNKEQSSTTNQQPESADDKRRKFQSRALPPLPKKADFDILTAGVETQDNLSDADDKDRKKTELRSFHFTSSIEKVKDYGWYWGPLSSEAAEKVLSNEPDGSFIVRDSSDDHYIFSLSFKLNNCVRHVRIEQDQGTFSFGSYAKFKSQTITEFIEKAVEHSRSGRYLFFLHRRPEHGPMRVQLTNPVSRFKHIQSLQHMCRFVILKAVVRKDLIQTLPLPRRLLDYLNYKHCYSEQVESDSSQSQMSGDGQV; encoded by the exons ATGGAAACTCAAATTTCAGTGAAATCTAAAGAGCTTAGTAATTGCAATGACTCTATAGTTCCATCCGGTATTTTGAATTCAACAGCGGCTATAATCAATCTGTGCAATAGTGACAGTTTCGGAATGATTGCCACAAATCATGAGTTAATCAGTGCTAATAGTATTGAACTTAATGCTGCAACCTCTCTAAGTGATGACTCAGGTGTTCCACTTACAACAAACAGTTCAATATCAAGTGGAGATTCTTATCGTTTGGGGATATGCAAATTTGAAATGGAG TTAGCTGAAAGTGATGGAGAAGTTTCACAATTTGATTCTCTTGATAATTGCTCCGAAGGAGGAATGAGTGCAGAGAATTTTAATACCCTCAAAAAAGTACCACTTGCCCCTATCGACCCGCCACCAGAGTTtcaa GACTCTCCTCATACAACTCTCACCAGATCACtttcaaaaaacgttttaaataatatcCCGCGATGGTCATCGCAATCTTCGCTTCAAATCAACGACATGACGGACAAGCCCACGCCAAATATTATTGTAGAACTTAATCCAATCATTGCTCACGTCGAAAGCGCACTAAAAGATTCATACTCTAAGCAACATATCTACTCAAGTGATTCCATTTTGAATAGCAGTAACATGGATAATATATACGATGAACCAAACGATATTTTAAGCTCCTCTGTTGGAAATAGCATTGATGTTGTGGACCAACAAAAAATGGCTTTATGTCCCCATTTTCAAGATCACACACGATATTTCAGAGCTATTCCATCAGAACAGGACGTTGCTACGCACACCCATCAAATGCAATTGCAGAGATTTAATTTGGGGGGTCTCTCGGAAATTCATGATTATGATCTTTATTACGGCATCAAACGTAGTGCATATCAAGATGGTAGCTTACAACGAAGACTTTTGTACAGTCCATTACATCACCACCATTATCAACACCAATATCATTACCATTCAGGTGGCAGTGGTAATAGGCCCAACTCTCGCAACTCATTAAATAGTCGACTGTCGAGCTCGCACAATTCATTAAGTGTATCGAATGCAAATAAGGCAGATGACTCTATCTTCATAACCCAAGCAATGTCTCACGATGCTCTTTTAACACGTGAGATATCCGATTTCTATAATGTGCCAATCGATTCGGATATATACGCATTTCCCATTGATATGATTAAGCCTCCTGATGCCAAAGATACAATAATAAGTAAATATAAGGACAGCATGAAGTCGAACCAAAAGAATCGCTTGAAATACTCTCGCAACAACAAGCGAAGAAAAcgaaacaacaataataacattAACAACTTGAACAATAACAACACCAGCACCGATGATAACATATCTGGAATTGATAAGCTTGAAATTGACAAGAGCAAGACTAAAGCCAACAAAGCCGCCGAAGATAAGCGACATAGTGTGCCCGAAAACCCAATTGAACCGCTTCACATGACTCTCGACGAAGTAAAGCAATTCTATCACACTTTGTATTCGGACGCCAAAGACATACCCATGAGAAACAATACAACGAGTAGTTTGGCTCACAAATCTACAGCAACCAGCAAAACACCAACTCATACTATTACATTAAATCGTTCATCGAATGGTACTTGTGGTGGAGGTGTcggaggtggtggtggtggcgttGGCGGAGGTAACGGCGGTGTCGGGACAATAATTATCCCCAGACCCAATAAGCATTCGACTCTAAAACAAGTGTCAATTAATCACTCAAAGAGCATTTCCAACTCAGCCAGTATTAAAAATACTAAGTTAGTTGTAGGCGGAGGTGGCGATAAGGCCAGTGATTTATCAAACAACAATAActtaaataatatcaataataataaccacataagtaaaataaatacaattcaaaCGGAAAAGAAGTCACAGTTTACTTTGAACTTGAAGCAGAAGTTTTGCAGCATATTTCGTTTTCGTAAGAGCCACAATCGATGCAGAGCCAATTCTACCGATTCAGCTGAGTATATTTCATCAAATAAAGAACAATCGTCTACAACGAATCAACAACCAGAATCGGCTGATGATAAAAGAAGGAAGTTTCAGTCGCGAGCCTTGCCACCTTTACCCAAAAAag CCGACTTTGATATCCTCACAGCCGGTGTGGAAACACAAGACAACTTATCTGATGCCGATGATAAAGATAGAAAGAAAACTGAACTACGTTCATTTCATTTTACATCGAGTATAGAGAAAGTCAAGGAC tATGGATGGTATTGGGGACCACTATCCAGTGAAGCTGCCGAAAAAGTCCTTTCAAATGAGCCCGATGGCAGTTTTATTGTTCGCGACAGTTCCGATGaccattatattttttctttaagtttcaaATTAAACAACTGTGTGCGTCATGTAAGAATCGAACAGGACCAAG GAACATTCTCGTTTGGTTCGTATGCAAAATTCAAATCACAAACCATTACTGAATTCATAGAAAAAGCAGTCGAACACTCAAGAAGTGGAAG ATATTTATTCTTCTTGCATAGAAGACCAGAGCATGGACCCATGCGTGTACAATTAACTAATCCTGTATCTAGATTTAAACACATTCAAAGTCTACAGCACATGTGCAg atttgttattttgaaagCTGTAGTTCGTAAAGATTTAATACAGACATTGCCATTACCAAGAAGACTTTTAGATTATCTAAACTACAAACACTGTTATTCTGAACAAGTCGAAAGTGATAGTTCACAGTCTCAA atgTCTGGAGACGGTCAGGTTTAA
- the LOC129945715 gene encoding uncharacterized protein LOC129945715, whose translation MPCSAVTLSIATISAIIASALLAIAFSTDNWLFYEVKRSNIQAFAGKHPTDSEALLTSMNTKYYYYTRTRGLFRVCYPKERPPTSAVPTYLSPVETHCSNVDYFPNSDEEKSRNDDATSRLNLLRSCVALLIISFITIFCAFWTGLSGCWKRSAGAITATAILLLAACLLAAGAMGLWHTVEFFEKEKVVGEDYYQQWNTVLKDNTKVSYDWSYVVAWAGVGSCLLAAILLSGAAICLKSEREKEEQLNLQYLMPVYSQKQPPYPPYAGYPQPQIYPAPYYHGSQYGPYNY comes from the exons atgCCTTGCTCCGCAGTAACTCTATCGATAGCTACGATATCCGCCATCATTGCTAGTGCCCTGTTGGCGATCGCATTCTCAACAGATAATTGGTTATTTTATGAAGTAAAACGAAGTAATATTCAG gcgTTTGCTGGAAAGCATCCAACAGACTCAGAGGCACTGCTTACTagtatgaatacaaaatactaCTACTATACGAGAACAAGAGGATTATTCAGAGTATGTTATCCAAAGGAAAGACCACCAACCTCTGCAG TCCCAACATACTTATCGCCTGTTGAAACCCACTGCTCGAATGTTGATTATTTCCCAAACAGTGATGAAGAAAAATCACGAAATGATGACGCTACTTCAAGATTAAATTTGCTGCGGTCTTGTGTAGCTTTGTTAATCATAAG CTTCATCACTATATTTTGTGCGTTTTGGACTGGTCTATCTGGGTGCTGGAAACGATCAGCGGGTGCAATCACAGCTACCGCAATTTTACTTTTGGCAGCATGTCTTTTAGCTGCTGGTGCCATGGGCTTATGGCATACTGTTGAATTCTTTGAAAAGGAGAAAGTCGTTGGTGAAGATTACTATCAACAGTGGAACACG GTTCTTAAGGACAATACAAAAGTTTCATACGACTGGTCATATGTTGTTGCATGGGCTGGTGTAGGATCATGTTTGTTGGCTGCAATTCTTCTTTCTGGTGCTGCCATATGTTTAAAGAGTGAACGCGAAAAGGAGGAACAACTGAATTTACAATATTTGATGCCAG tGTATTCCCAAAAGCAGCCTCCTTACCCACCATATGCAGGCTATCCCCAGCCTCAAATTTACCCCGCTCCTTATTATCATGGATCACAATATGGACCTTacaactattaa
- the LOC129945716 gene encoding dnaJ homolog subfamily C member 28 — MNMDRLHSVFRKSFNSFLLPVRMMQIKRLELYQNCYRILGVEENSDQNTVRKAYIEIVKKVHPDSGHEEASAERFQQVDEAFKTLQEKFAKNRRGINDDEEEEEVFDIKHTAPQHRQYLSYEGYGFGTPFQRQKQYQQVKAMKAQERVLSHRLEKAHAGEKTIMKKGSFFKNHAIKTKYGFDRVVEDLIQEAMNKGDFNNLTGSGKPLSNAQSQNPYLDFTTHKLNRILLDNGFTPEWIMLQKDIRDSVDFLKNSLIKDRSYFGDYPFAKDQEQIRWELTVSQYSSNVEQINRDIDKYNLIVPILQNQLFRISLEKIADKILKDETLPRNLKRLDEQKTHESNSPKSDLFSFIGSLF; from the exons atgAACATGGACAGATTACATTCTGTTTTTCGAAAAAGTTTTAATAGTTTTCTTTTACCTGTTCGTATGATGCAAATAAAACGTCTTGAGTTGTACCAG AACTGTTATCGGATCCTCGGCGTTGAAGAAAACTCTGACCAAAACACTGTTCGCAAGGCATACATCGAAATCGTAAAAAAAGTGCACCCAGACAGTGGCCACGAAGAAGCATCCGCCGAACGTTTTCAACAAGTTGATGAGGCTTTTAAGACACTCCAGGAGAAATTCGCTAAAAATCGGAGGGGAATAAACGatgacgaggaagaagaggaagtATTTGATATTAAACATACAGCACCGCAGCATCGACAATACCTGAGCTATGAGGGATATGGATTTGGTACTCCATTTCAGCGCCAAAAACAGTACCAACAAGTAAAAGCTATGAAGGCTCAAGAAAGAGTTCTAAGCCACCGCTTGGAGAAGGCACATGCTGGTGAAAAAACCATTATGAAGAAAGGTTCATTCTTTAAAAATCACGCAATTAAGACCAAATACGGCTTTGATCGTGTCGTTGAAGATTTGATTCAGGAGGCAATGAACAAAGGTGATTTTAATAATCTAACTGGCTCCGGTAAGCCACTGTCAAACGCACAATCACAAAACCCTTATCTAGACTTTACAACACATAAATTAAACAGAATTTTGCTCGATAATGGTTTTACACCTGAATGGATAATGTTACAGAAAGACATAAGAGACTCtgtagattttcttaaaaacagctTAATTAAAGATCGATCATACTTTGGTGACTATCCTTTTGCCAAAGATCAGGAACAAATAAGATGGGAACTCACAGTATCTCAATACAGTTCTAATGTAGAACAAATAAATAGGGATATAGACAAGTACAATCTTATTGTGCCCATTTTACAAAACCAGCTTTTTAGAATTAGTTTGGAGAAGATAGcggacaaaattttaaaagacgaAACGCTCCCGAGAAATTTAAAACGATTGGACGAACAGAAGACACACGAATCGAATTCACCTAAGTCTGATTTGTTTAGTTTCATTGGTTCTTTGTTTTAg